The following proteins come from a genomic window of Fibrobacter sp. UWR3:
- a CDS encoding TIGR03905 family TSCPD domain-containing protein, giving the protein MEETFKTRGVCATTIQFTRDGDKIRNIRFTGGCNGNLKAIAKLCEGMSAEDIAAKLLGNTCGGKPTSCADQLARAVLGKEA; this is encoded by the coding sequence ATGGAAGAGACTTTCAAGACCAGAGGCGTTTGCGCGACGACGATCCAGTTCACGCGCGACGGAGACAAAATCAGGAACATCCGCTTTACGGGCGGATGCAACGGCAACCTGAAGGCAATCGCGAAGCTCTGCGAAGGCATGAGCGCCGAAGATATCGCGGCAAAGCTCTTGGGCAACACCTGCGGCGGGAAGCCGACTTCGTGCGCCGACCAGCTGGCCCGCGCCGTCCTCGGGAAAGAAGCGTAA
- a CDS encoding addiction module antidote protein — MKKNDAEVSDLDVADLLKTEEDVKLFLEEALAENDPVLWQHAIGDAARSVGMKKIAESAGLNRESLYKALREDAHPRFDTIMRVLNAMGLKLCITPCAVAEKKAVYKV; from the coding sequence ATGAAAAAAAATGATGCAGAAGTTTCTGATTTGGATGTTGCCGATCTTCTTAAAACAGAAGAAGACGTAAAACTCTTTTTGGAAGAAGCCCTTGCCGAAAACGACCCCGTCCTCTGGCAGCATGCTATTGGAGATGCAGCCCGGTCAGTCGGAATGAAAAAAATCGCCGAGTCTGCGGGCCTGAATCGCGAAAGCTTGTACAAGGCGCTAAGGGAAGACGCGCATCCGAGATTCGACACCATCATGCGTGTGCTGAACGCCATGGGTTTAAAACTCTGCATAACCCCCTGTGCAGTCGCCGAGAAAAAGGCCGTGTACAAAGTTTAA
- a CDS encoding zinc ribbon domain-containing protein, whose amino-acid sequence MEMKFCQSCGMPLTPEILGTNADGSKNEEYCIYCYKDGAFTGDFNMEQMVEFCSQFVDEFNKNTGKSLSREEYKAELRKYFPTLKRWR is encoded by the coding sequence ATGGAAATGAAGTTTTGTCAGAGCTGCGGAATGCCGCTCACGCCGGAAATCTTGGGCACCAACGCCGACGGCAGCAAGAACGAAGAATACTGCATCTATTGCTACAAAGACGGTGCCTTCACCGGCGACTTCAACATGGAGCAGATGGTCGAATTCTGCTCGCAGTTCGTCGATGAATTCAACAAGAATACAGGCAAGAGCCTTTCCCGCGAAGAGTACAAGGCGGAGCTTCGCAAGTACTTCCCGACGCTCAAGCGCTGGCGCTGA